One region of Wyeomyia smithii strain HCP4-BCI-WySm-NY-G18 chromosome 3, ASM2978416v1, whole genome shotgun sequence genomic DNA includes:
- the LOC129726530 gene encoding glycosyltransferase-like domain-containing protein 1-like — protein MAKILIIESFYGGSHKQLLDTILQQFHPAEYDLFTLTAKKWHWRSRVGALYFSEVIPHDHQYKTLFTSSVLNLAELIGLRPDLSVCRKIVYFHENQLNYPVREIKERDCQYGLNQIMTCLSADQIVFNSHYNMTSFLDNIRSFLNIAPDLKLKNLKEKLEPRCEVIYFPIPFHMIPKRIFTKNDKPLHLVWPHRWEHDKNPQFLTNTLLELNKRQVEFRVSILGERTQSIPDCFENIGELLKEKLINFGYLSKDEYYRTLLDGDVVISTAGHEFYGVAMLEAAFCGCLPVAPNKLVYPEIYPDNSLYNTSNQLIKMLYSWCKNRALFERDRAIFYENFDFDKYSSVSIVPKFISMIKAHIIPAAVAVSNGI, from the exons ATGGCTAAAATTCTAATAATCGAATCGTTCTATGGAGGATCTCATAAACAACTGCTGGACACAATTTTACAGC AATTTCATCCGGCAGAGTATGACCTGTTTACATTAACTGCTAAAAAATGGCACTGGCGATCTCGGGTAGGAGCACTTTATTTCTCGGAAGTTATTCCGCACGACCATCAATATAAAACATTATTCACAAGCTCGGTGCTAAACCTCGCAGAGCTGATCGGTCTGCGGCCAGACCTTTCCGTCTGTAGAAAGATAGTGTACTTCCACGAAAATCAATTGAACTATCCAGTTCGAGAGATAAAGGAACGAGATTGCCAATATGGTTTGAACCAAATCATGACTTGTTTAAGCGCCGACCAAATTGTGTTCAATTCACATTACAATATGACTTCGTTTCTGGACAACATTAGGAGTTTCCTCAACATCGCCCCAGACCTGAAATTAAAGAATCTGAAAGAGAAGTTAGAGCCACGATGTGAGGTGATTTACTTTCCTATTCCATTTCATATGATTCCGAAAAGGATATTTACCAAAAACGA TAAACCGCTGCATTTAGTTTGGCCTCATCGTTGGGAACACGATAAAAATCCTCAATTTTTGACCAACACGTTACTTGAACTTAATAAACGGCAGGTGGAATTTCGTGTTTCTATTCTTGGTGAGCGAACTCAATCAATTCCTGACTGTTTCGAGAATATCGGCGAACTTCTGAAGGAAAAATTGATAAACTTCGGTTATCTTAGCAAGGACGAGTACTATCGCACTTTACTTGATGGCGATGTTGTAATTTCAACTGCAGGTCATGAGTTCTACGGAGTTGCAAT GTTGGAGGCTGCATTCTGCGgttgtttgccggtggcaccGAATAAACTAGTCTACCCGGAGATCTATCCAGACAATAGTCTCTACAACACGTCTAATCAATTGATTAAAATGCTGTATAGCTGGTGTAAAAATCGTGCTCTTTTCGAGAGAGACCGAGCCATCTTCTACGAAAACTTTGACTTCGACAAATATTCCTCGGTTAGCATTGTGCCGAAATTCATATCAATGATCAAAGCACATATCATCCCTGCTGCAGTTGCAGTTAGTAATGGGATATAG
- the LOC129726532 gene encoding L-xylulose reductase has translation MSGKKIVVTGAGQGIGNELCKTLHQIGANVVAVSRSAGPLESLKADCPSIEIIQVDLSDWHATTKALASLDRVDGLVNNAGIAIIKPYDQLSEKDFDDTFNINIKATWHVCQLLIPKMPPGASIVNLSSLAALKAFAGHSVYSMTKAAMDAMTKSLACELGSKKIRVNSVNPTVILTRMGRANWSDPAKADPLIAKIPLGRFGEVNEVVEPILYLLSEKSCYINGHCLPIEGGFLAGN, from the exons ATGAGCGGCAAGAAAATTGTAGTTACTGGTGCAGGGCAAG GGATCGGTAATGAACTATGCAAAACGCTACACCAAATTGGGGCCAACGTCGTTGCAGTTTCGCGATCAGCAGGTCCTTTGGAATCCTTAAAAGCAGATTGTCCCTCAATTGAGATAATTCAGGTAGATCTTAGTGACTGGCATGCAACAACTAAGGCGCTAGCAAGTTTAGATCGTGTGGATGGTCTTGTAAACAACGCTGGTATAGCGATTATTAAACCTTACGATCAACTTTCCGAGAAGGATTTCGATGA CACTTTCAACATCAACATTAAAGCCACTTGGCATGTTTGCCAATTACTGATCCCAAAAATGCCACCTGGTGCAAGCATAGTGAATCTGTCCTCGTTGGCGGCTTTGAAGGCTTTCGCAGGGCACTCGGTGTACTCCATGACTAAGGCAGCAATGGATGCGATGACGAAAAGTCTTGCTTGTGAATTGGGCTCTAAGAAGATTCGCGTTAATAGTGTTAACCCAACGGTCATCCTCACCCGAATGGGACGAGCGAACTGGTCTGATCCTGCTAAGGCGGATCCACTTATTGCGAAAATACCCCTAGGGCGATTCGGAGAAGTGAACGAAGTAGTCGAACCGATCTTGTATCTGTTAAGTGAGAAATCATGCTACATCAACGGGCACTGTCTGCCAATTGAGGGTGGATTTTTGGCGGGAAATTAA
- the LOC129726531 gene encoding FUN14 domain-containing protein 1 isoform X1: MCWRSSFSLQIPQFSSCSHPHLNLLSSLSVCKILRNIVAIDINKLQFWKRNTAARKRLRFASSSGKVMSDRKIKKDATNKEIINMGDAAGYLDRFVGDVSKKSATKQILIGAGSGWATGYITMKVGKVAAVAVGGGIILLQIANQQGYIQIDWNKIHKKVDKVTDKVEEAVTGQGPSWADKAERFVDRKLNQAEDVLKKKGKKAHKWYTNLIGDDTGCKLNDLHIFICAFAAGVAIGIGTA, translated from the exons ATGTGCTGGAGATCTTCTTTTTCGTTGCAAATTCCGCAGTTTTCGTCGTGTTCCCATCCCCATTTAAACCTTCTGTCTTCA CTAAGTGTGTGCAAAATTCTAAGAAACATTGTGGCAATCGATATTAATAAACTCCAGTTTTggaaacgaaacactgcagctAGGAAGCGATTAAGGTTTGCCAGTAGCTCTGGGAAAG TTATGAGcgatagaaaaattaaaaaagacgCTACCAACAAAGAAATTATCAACATGGGTGATGCTGCCGGATATTTGGATCGTTTCGTGGGCGATGTCAGCAAAAAGTCTGCCACCAAGCAGATTCTCATCGGTGCAGGTAGTGGGTG GGCAACAGGATACATCACAATGAAGGTGGGTAAGGTTGCTGCAGTGGCCGTTGGAGGAGGAATTATATTGCTACAAATTGCGAACCAACAAGGATATATTCAAATCGATTGgaacaaaattcacaaaaaagtaGACAAAGTTACCGATAAGGTTGAGGAAGCCGTTACAGGGCAAGGTCCTAGTTGGGCTGATAAG GCAGAACGTTTTGTCGACAGAAAATTGAATCAGGCAGAGGatgttttgaagaaaaaaggcaaaaaggcgCATAAATGGTATACAAATCTCATTGGTGACGATACCGGTTGTAAATTGAACGATCTTCATATATTCATCTGTGCCTTCGCTGCGGGTGTCGCGATCGGCATCGGAACTGCCTGA
- the LOC129726531 gene encoding FUN14 domain-containing protein 1 isoform X2 encodes MCWRSSFSLQIPQFSSCSHPHLNLLSSLSVCKILRNIVAIDINKLQFWKRNTAARKRLRFASSSGKVMSDRKIKKDATNKEIINMGDAAGYLDRFVGDVSKKSATKQILIGAGSGWATGYITMKVGKVAAVAVGGGIILLQIANQQGYIQIDWNKIHKKVDKVTDKVEEAVTGQGPSWADKVMQVAKENTYLATGFLGGFLIGLASS; translated from the exons ATGTGCTGGAGATCTTCTTTTTCGTTGCAAATTCCGCAGTTTTCGTCGTGTTCCCATCCCCATTTAAACCTTCTGTCTTCA CTAAGTGTGTGCAAAATTCTAAGAAACATTGTGGCAATCGATATTAATAAACTCCAGTTTTggaaacgaaacactgcagctAGGAAGCGATTAAGGTTTGCCAGTAGCTCTGGGAAAG TTATGAGcgatagaaaaattaaaaaagacgCTACCAACAAAGAAATTATCAACATGGGTGATGCTGCCGGATATTTGGATCGTTTCGTGGGCGATGTCAGCAAAAAGTCTGCCACCAAGCAGATTCTCATCGGTGCAGGTAGTGGGTG GGCAACAGGATACATCACAATGAAGGTGGGTAAGGTTGCTGCAGTGGCCGTTGGAGGAGGAATTATATTGCTACAAATTGCGAACCAACAAGGATATATTCAAATCGATTGgaacaaaattcacaaaaaagtaGACAAAGTTACCGATAAGGTTGAGGAAGCCGTTACAGGGCAAGGTCCTAGTTGGGCTGATAAG GTGATGCAAGTCGCCAAAGAAAATACCTATCTGGCCACCGGTTTCCTAGGTGGATTCCTGATTGGTTTGGCTTCTTCCTAA
- the LOC129726534 gene encoding ribosome-releasing factor 2, mitochondrial isoform X1, which produces MLCNRLLPPRFKRILRHVLQTHWTRTSSSQALSQQYIRNIGILAHIDGGKTTTTERMLYYSGKTSTLGEVHHGNTVTDFLAQERERGITICSAAVSFEWRDYRINLLDTPGHIDFTMEVEQSLAAVDGTIVILDGSAGVEAQTMTVWNQADRHKLPRLIFINKMDKENADFKGCLLDLRKKLGIIPLPLQLPYREEDKLAGVIDILTGTKVVWDKSVNGRTYKRTPLSGDYLLESQRKRNETIDILSGSDDDLAKVIIETNSMDNLSNDLVQAAIRACTLKQQVVPVLVGAAYKNIGVQLLMDAVLKFLPAPNERNQIYDSFGSEFVGKVSKVTHDKQRGPLSLIRVFRGNLKKGARIVTHKGVAETVQRIYAPLADEYREVAMIEAGNIGLCAGLKSTVTGDLIIPNVSVLRKAMNHLSTVDVSSKEEDVVNEEVAQKLFLNTVVPDAVFFCSIEPPSTAYQVALDTALKEIQREDPSLRVFYDETTMQTVLGGMGKLHLEVIKSRILSEYKIDADLGPLQIAYKECLEEPCRGSWTAEKEIAGHRQSVRMELTIHEKKYDDRFRLDNSPEAQENLRLIRPKQLSFVRKGTLAALERGPKLGGQLTDAAITLHRLVIGKGTADTFIMAAAAQCVRYVLSTAKCRLMEPIMLLEIVMPAEHLSAIQADLNRRRCTMLEIRSRGSYQKVLRANAPLAELDDYSSEVRCISSGTASVSMEPNGYELLSAMDETSAIRRAHGLE; this is translated from the exons atGTTGTGCAACCGACTTCTCCCACCACGGTTTAAACGTATTTTGCGGCATGTTTTACAAACCCACTGGACGCGTACGTCTTCCAGCCAAGCTCTTTCCCAACAGTACATTCGTAATATTGGCATTTTAGCTCACATCGATGGAG GTAAAACAACCACTACCGAGCGCATGCTTTACTACTCAGGAAAAACCAGCACCCTTGGGGAAGTACATCATGGAAACACGGTAACCGATTTTTTAGCCCAAGAGCGAGAACGTGGAATAACAATATGTAGTGCGGCAGTAAGTTTTGAATGGCGCGATTATCGGATTAATCTGTTAGATACTCCTGGGCATATAGACTTCACGATGGAGGTGGAACAATCGTTAGCCGCTGTCGATGGTACTATTGTAATCCTCGATGGTTCCGCAGGAGTTGAAGCGCAGACAATGACGGTGTGGAATCAAGCTGACCGACACAAACTGCCTAGATTGATTTTCATCAATAAAATGGACAAAGAGAATGCAGATTTTAAGGGGTGCCTGCTAGATCTTAGGAAAAAGCTTGGTATTATTCCTTTACCACTGCAGTTGCCCTACCGTGAAGAGGACAAACTCGCTG GCGTTATTGATATATTAACTGGAACGAAGGTTGTTTGGGACAAAAGTGTAAATGGGCGGACGTACAAGAGAACTCCCCTCTCCGGAGATTATCTGCTTGAAAGTCAACGCAAAAGAAACGAAACTATTGATATTCTTTCCGGAAGCGATGATGACCTGGCAAAAGTAATTATAGAAACTAACAGTATGGATAATTTATCTAACGATTTGGTGCAGGCAGCAATTCGAGCATGTACCTTAAAACAGCAAGTCGTTCCGGTGCTTGTAGGAGCTGCTTATAAAAATATTGGCGTTCAGTTGTTGATGGATGCAGTGCTCAAATTTCTACCAGCCCCGAATGAACGGAATCAAATCTATGACAGCTTTGG GTCTGAATTCGTGGGAAAGGTTTCTAAAGTTACCCATGATAAGCAACGTGGCCCGTTAAGTTTGATTCGTGTTTTTCGAGGGAACTTGAAAAAGGGGGCGAGAATTGTTACCCACAAAGGTGTGGCAGAAACAGTTCAAAGAATTTACGCACCATTGGCTGATGAGTACAGAGAAGTTGCGATGATTGAAGCCGGAAATATCGGTCTCTGTGCTGGCCTCAAATCAACCGTAACCGGAGATTTGATCATTCCGAATGTTTCCGTTCTAAGAAAAGCTATGAATCATTTGAGTACTGTTGACGTGAGCTCAAAAGAAGAAGATGTGGTAAATGAAGAAGTGGCTCAGAAATTGTTCCTCAATACTGTGGTCCCAGACGCGGTTTTCTTTTGCTCTATCGAACCGCCATCAACCGCTTATCAAGTTGCTTTGGATACAGCTCTAAAGGAAATTCAACGTGAAGATCCCAGTTTGAGGGTATTTTACGATGAAACCACGATGCAAACCGTTCTTGGTGGAATGGGTAAGTTACATCTAGAAGTTATCAAATCCCGGATTTTGTCTGAATATAAAATTGACGCCGATTTGGGACCACTTCAAATAGCATATAAGGAATGTTTGGAAGAACCTTGCCGTGGTAGCTGGACAGCGGAGAAAGAAATAGCCGGTCATCGACAGTCGGTGCGGATGGAGCTAACAATTCATGAGAAAAAGTATGACGATAGGTTTCGGTTAGATAATTCCCCGGAAGCTCAAGAAAATTTGCGACTGATTCGGCCGAAGCAGCTATCGTTCGTCAGAAAAGGAACATTAGCAGCTCTGGAGCGGGGTCCCAAGCTGGGAGGTCAATTGACAGATGCGGCAATCACTCTGCATCGGTTAGTGATCGGTAAAGGAACTGCTGATACATTTATAATGGCTGCCGCAGCGCAGTGCGTTCGATATGTACTTTCTACGGCTAAATGTCGACTTATGGAACCGATTATGTTGTTAGAAATCGTAATGCCCGCCGAACATTTGAGTGCTATTCAAGCCGATTTGAATCGAAGACGATGCACGATGTTAGAGATCCGCTCTCGTGGAAGCTATCAAAAAGTGCTACGAGCGAATGCCCCACTTGCGGAGTTGGACGACTATTCCAGTGAGGTACGATGCATTAGCTCTGGTACGGCTAGCGTATCGATGGAACCAAATGGTTACGAATTGCTAAGTGCAATGGACGAGACAAGTGCAATTCGAAGGGCACATGGGTTAGAGTAA
- the LOC129726534 gene encoding ribosome-releasing factor 2, mitochondrial isoform X2: MEVEQSLAAVDGTIVILDGSAGVEAQTMTVWNQADRHKLPRLIFINKMDKENADFKGCLLDLRKKLGIIPLPLQLPYREEDKLAGVIDILTGTKVVWDKSVNGRTYKRTPLSGDYLLESQRKRNETIDILSGSDDDLAKVIIETNSMDNLSNDLVQAAIRACTLKQQVVPVLVGAAYKNIGVQLLMDAVLKFLPAPNERNQIYDSFGSEFVGKVSKVTHDKQRGPLSLIRVFRGNLKKGARIVTHKGVAETVQRIYAPLADEYREVAMIEAGNIGLCAGLKSTVTGDLIIPNVSVLRKAMNHLSTVDVSSKEEDVVNEEVAQKLFLNTVVPDAVFFCSIEPPSTAYQVALDTALKEIQREDPSLRVFYDETTMQTVLGGMGKLHLEVIKSRILSEYKIDADLGPLQIAYKECLEEPCRGSWTAEKEIAGHRQSVRMELTIHEKKYDDRFRLDNSPEAQENLRLIRPKQLSFVRKGTLAALERGPKLGGQLTDAAITLHRLVIGKGTADTFIMAAAAQCVRYVLSTAKCRLMEPIMLLEIVMPAEHLSAIQADLNRRRCTMLEIRSRGSYQKVLRANAPLAELDDYSSEVRCISSGTASVSMEPNGYELLSAMDETSAIRRAHGLE, encoded by the exons ATGGAGGTGGAACAATCGTTAGCCGCTGTCGATGGTACTATTGTAATCCTCGATGGTTCCGCAGGAGTTGAAGCGCAGACAATGACGGTGTGGAATCAAGCTGACCGACACAAACTGCCTAGATTGATTTTCATCAATAAAATGGACAAAGAGAATGCAGATTTTAAGGGGTGCCTGCTAGATCTTAGGAAAAAGCTTGGTATTATTCCTTTACCACTGCAGTTGCCCTACCGTGAAGAGGACAAACTCGCTG GCGTTATTGATATATTAACTGGAACGAAGGTTGTTTGGGACAAAAGTGTAAATGGGCGGACGTACAAGAGAACTCCCCTCTCCGGAGATTATCTGCTTGAAAGTCAACGCAAAAGAAACGAAACTATTGATATTCTTTCCGGAAGCGATGATGACCTGGCAAAAGTAATTATAGAAACTAACAGTATGGATAATTTATCTAACGATTTGGTGCAGGCAGCAATTCGAGCATGTACCTTAAAACAGCAAGTCGTTCCGGTGCTTGTAGGAGCTGCTTATAAAAATATTGGCGTTCAGTTGTTGATGGATGCAGTGCTCAAATTTCTACCAGCCCCGAATGAACGGAATCAAATCTATGACAGCTTTGG GTCTGAATTCGTGGGAAAGGTTTCTAAAGTTACCCATGATAAGCAACGTGGCCCGTTAAGTTTGATTCGTGTTTTTCGAGGGAACTTGAAAAAGGGGGCGAGAATTGTTACCCACAAAGGTGTGGCAGAAACAGTTCAAAGAATTTACGCACCATTGGCTGATGAGTACAGAGAAGTTGCGATGATTGAAGCCGGAAATATCGGTCTCTGTGCTGGCCTCAAATCAACCGTAACCGGAGATTTGATCATTCCGAATGTTTCCGTTCTAAGAAAAGCTATGAATCATTTGAGTACTGTTGACGTGAGCTCAAAAGAAGAAGATGTGGTAAATGAAGAAGTGGCTCAGAAATTGTTCCTCAATACTGTGGTCCCAGACGCGGTTTTCTTTTGCTCTATCGAACCGCCATCAACCGCTTATCAAGTTGCTTTGGATACAGCTCTAAAGGAAATTCAACGTGAAGATCCCAGTTTGAGGGTATTTTACGATGAAACCACGATGCAAACCGTTCTTGGTGGAATGGGTAAGTTACATCTAGAAGTTATCAAATCCCGGATTTTGTCTGAATATAAAATTGACGCCGATTTGGGACCACTTCAAATAGCATATAAGGAATGTTTGGAAGAACCTTGCCGTGGTAGCTGGACAGCGGAGAAAGAAATAGCCGGTCATCGACAGTCGGTGCGGATGGAGCTAACAATTCATGAGAAAAAGTATGACGATAGGTTTCGGTTAGATAATTCCCCGGAAGCTCAAGAAAATTTGCGACTGATTCGGCCGAAGCAGCTATCGTTCGTCAGAAAAGGAACATTAGCAGCTCTGGAGCGGGGTCCCAAGCTGGGAGGTCAATTGACAGATGCGGCAATCACTCTGCATCGGTTAGTGATCGGTAAAGGAACTGCTGATACATTTATAATGGCTGCCGCAGCGCAGTGCGTTCGATATGTACTTTCTACGGCTAAATGTCGACTTATGGAACCGATTATGTTGTTAGAAATCGTAATGCCCGCCGAACATTTGAGTGCTATTCAAGCCGATTTGAATCGAAGACGATGCACGATGTTAGAGATCCGCTCTCGTGGAAGCTATCAAAAAGTGCTACGAGCGAATGCCCCACTTGCGGAGTTGGACGACTATTCCAGTGAGGTACGATGCATTAGCTCTGGTACGGCTAGCGTATCGATGGAACCAAATGGTTACGAATTGCTAAGTGCAATGGACGAGACAAGTGCAATTCGAAGGGCACATGGGTTAGAGTAA
- the LOC129726536 gene encoding glutaryl-CoA dehydrogenase, mitochondrial — MALKMLTNICRARGLSNLVGALRGLASAPNQPSFNWEDPLNLESQLREDEIAIRDSFRLYCEDKLMSRVIQANRDEVFHKEIMKELGSFGVLGCTIKGYDCAGVGNVAYGLLTREVERIDSGYRSAFSVQSSLCMGAIYDYGSEEQKQKYLPRMAKGELIGCFGLTEPNHGSDPSSMETRAVHDPKTKTYVISGSKTWITNSPVADVCIVWGKTEDGKVRGFIIDRAESSQGLSTPKIQGKFSLRASDTGMILMDEVRIPEENILPNVSGMRGPFGCLNNARYGIAWGALGAAESCLKLARNYTLDRKQFNRPLAANQLMQKKMADMLTEIHLGLAACLHLGRLKDQKLHNAEMISMLKRNNAGKALEIARVARDMLGGNGISDEYHIIRHVMNLEAVNTYEGTHDIHALILGRAITGIPAFS; from the exons ATGGCGTTGAAAATGTTAACTAATATATGTCGTGCGCGAGGATTAAGTAATCTTGTGGGAGCTCTGCGTG GTTTAGCTTCTGCTCCCAATCAAC cCTCATTCAACTGGGAAGATCCTCTGAATTTAGAATCACAACTGCGAGAAGATGAAATCGCAATCAGGGATTCGTTTAGATTGTACTGCGAAGACAAACTCATGTCGCGTGTTATTCAAGCCAACAGAGATGAAG TATTTCACAAGGAAATTATGAAAGAACTGGGATCTTTTGGTGTGCTTGGCTGCACCATTAAAGGATACGACTGCGCTGGGGTCGGTAACGTAGCGTACGGACTGTTAACCCGCGAAGTGGAACGCATCGATTCTGGATACCGATCCGCCTTCAGTGTGCAGAGTTCACTTTGCATGGGTGCTATTTACGACTACGGCAGTgaagaacaaaaacaaaaatatcttCCTCGAATGGCCAAAGGAGAATTAATAGGTTGCTTTGGTTTGACAGAACCTAATCACGGTAGCGATCCATCTTCGATGGAAACGCGAGCAGTGCATGATCCGAAAACTAAGACCTATGTGATATCTGGAAGTAAAACCTGGATTACTAACTCACCTGTTGCGGATGTATGCATCGTCTGGGGTAAAACAGAGGACGGAAAAGTTCGGGGTTTCATCATTGACCGAGCAGAAAGTTCACAGGGCTTATCAACACCAAAAATCCAGGGAAAGTTTTCTCTGCGTGCCTCAGACACCGGTATGATTCTCATGGACGAAGTTCGCATTCCAGAGGAAAATATACTGCCAAACGTTTCTGGTATGCGGGGTCCATTCGGTTGTTTAAATAACGCACGGTACGGTATTGCCTGGGGCGCACTTGGCGCAGCCGAGTCATGTCTTAAACTGGCTAGAAATTACACATTAGATCGGAAACAGTTCAACCGACCTTTAGCAGCCAACCAGCTGATGCAAAAGAAGATGGCTGATATGCTGACTGAAATTCACCTAGGCCTTGCGGCATGTTTACACTTGGGTCGTCTGAAGGATCAAAAGCT GCATAACGCAGAAATGATTTCAATGCTGAAACGGAATAATGCTGGTAAGGCACTGGAGATCGCTCGTGTCGCAAGAGACATGCTTGGAGGAAACGGTATCTCCGATGAGTATCACATTATTAGACATGTTATGAATCTGGAAGCGGTAAATACCTATGAAG GGACACATGATATTCATGCGCTGATTTTAGGTAGAGCGATTACAGGAATTCCAGCCTTTTCGTGA